GCGCTTTCCATGCCGCCGGCCGGTGGCTGGTAACGACCTTCCGGGTGTCTCCCCGCCATCCTGCCGATCCCCGCGCAGGCATCCGCTATCGGGAATGTGGATATCCGGCCTGGCTGCTTGCCCGCCGTCGCCGCGCCGCCCCACCAAGGCACGCCGCCGCAGGAGGAAAAGGCCATGCTCAAACTCTATTACAATCCGGGATCCTGTTCGCTGGCGTCGCATGCGGCGCTCGAGGAAGCGGGGCTCGCCTATCAGGTGGAACTTGTCGACCTCACCAGGGATATCCAATTTTCGGCGGATTATCGGCTGAAAAACCCTTGGGGACGGGTACCCGCGCTCCAGATCGGCGACGAGACGCTGACCGAGAATGTCGCGATCCTCAATTATATCGCGGACAGCGTTCCCGGTCGGGAGCTGCTGCCTCGCGCGGGGCTGGCGCGGGCGCGCGCGATCGAATGGCTCGCCTTGCTCTCCAGCACCGTCCATGTCGCCTTTCGTCCGATCTTCCGTCCCGGCCGGCTTGCCGCCACGGAGGAGGGGCAGCGCGACGTTGCGGCCACCGGCCTGGCGGCGCTGCAGTCGGTGCTCGACCTGCTCGACGAGCGGCTGGGCGACCGGCCTTATGCGCTGGGGGACCGGTTCAGCCTGTGCGACCTCTACCTGTTCGTCTTCGCCCTCTGGTCGCGGCGGCCGGCGCTGGCGGCGAGGCTCGGCCCGCTTCCCCGTCTCGATGCCTTCGGGGACCGGCTGGCGCAGCGGCCCTCGATCGCGGCGGCGATGGCGCAGGAGGGGCTGGCATGGCCGGCGGCCGTCCGCGCGGCGTGACCCGCCTTCGGGCCTTCAGGCGGCCTCGCCGATGGTGGGGGGTAGGCCGGCATAGGCGCGGGCCAGCAGGGCGGCTATGCCTTCCTCGGTGATGGGACGCGGGTTGGGATAGGGATTGCGGACGGCGAGCCTAGCCGCCTTCTCGACCCCGTCGCTCGGCATGCCGAGCCGGGCGAGCGACATCTCGGCACCCAGGCTCGTGGCAAGCTCGTAAAGCGCCGCCGCCGGATTTCCGCCGCCCAGGGCGCGGCTCGCGCGCGCCATCGCCTCGGGCACGGCGGGGGCGTTATAGGCGATCGCGTGGGGCAGGACGGCGGTGTGGGTTTCGGCGTGCGGCATGTCGAACGAGCCGCCCAGCGTGTGGCAGAGCTTGTGGTGCAGGGCGACGCTCGCCGCGCCGAGCACCATGCCGGCCAGCCAGCAGCCATAGAGCGCTTCGCCCCGCGCCTCCCGGTCGTCCGGCCGCGCCCTGATGACGGGAAGGGCGCGCGCCAGCGTCCTTATCCCCTCTTCCGCCATGACCGAGACGACCGGGTTGCCGTCGACCGCGTAGAGGCCTTCCATGCAATGCGCGATGGCGTTGAGTCCGCTCGCGACCGAAAGCGCCGCCGGCAGGCTGAGCGTGAGGTCCGGATCGTAGATCACGACACGGGGCAGGACGCGCGGGTCGCGCCCGGTCGTCTTTACGCCATTCTCGGTCAGGCCCCAGATCGGCGTCACTTCGGACCCGGCATAGGTGGTCGGGATCACGACGGAGGGAAGCCCGGCCCGGAGCGACAGGGCCTTGGCAAGGCCAGTCGTCGATCCGCCGCCGATCGCGACGGTGCAGTCCGCATCCAGCGCCCTGGCCTGGGCGATCGCCGCCTCGACGGTGGCAATGGGAACGTGCATCGTGGCCTTGGCGAAGAGACCGGCGCCAAGGCCGCCCAGCCTTTCCATCAGGCGTTCGGCGTCGGCGCTCTGCTCGGGCGTCGAGAGGATCAGCGCGCGTTTGCCGATTGGTGCCACCTCGTCGGGAACCCGCTCTATCGATCCGGCCCCGAAGACGATCCGATAGGGCAGGGGCTCATATATGAATTGCACGGTGCGGTTCCTCTCCGGCCCGCAAATTAGCCGGCCGGGCGCGTTTGACGACACCGGTTGGGGGATATTGGCTATTCGGGAAACGGATGCGGCACGCGGCCGCGCCATCGCATCGCTTGCTACCCGGCCTCGGCCCCCGTCCGCCAGCTGACGACCTCGTCCAGCGAAGCGCGGCCGGTGCGGAAGCCGTTGGCCGGAGCGGCGCTGTCCTCATAGCCGAAGGATATGCCGCAGAGCAGCAGCCGATCGTCGCCGATGCCGAAATGGGCGCGGACGAATTGCGAGTAGGTCGCGAGCGCGCCCTGCGCGATCGTCGCCACGCCATGGGCCTGGGCGACGGTCATGAAGGTGCTGACGAAGCCGCCGCAATCGACCGCGCCATAGGGTCCCAGGTCGCGCGGGGTCGTCACGATCATCACGTGCGGTGCCCCGAACAGGTCGAAATTGTTCAGCATCGCCCGCGCCGCGCCGGCCCGGTCCTCGCGGGCGATGCCGAGGCTCTGGTACAGGGCCAGGCCGCAGGCGCGCCGCCGCTCGGCATAGATGCCGTCATAGCGCTCGGGGGTGGGAAAGTCGGGCGCCCCCTGGTCCGCGCCCGGGTCGGCCATCCTCCGGCTCGCCTCCGCGAACAGCGCCGTGCGGAAATCCCGGGTGGCCTGGCCCTCGGTGACGACCAGCTGCCACGCCTGCGAATTGCACCAGGATGGGGTCGATTGGGATATGCGCAGGATCCGCTCGATCAGCGTGCGGGGCACCGGATCGGGCCGGAACCCCCGGCAGCTGTGGCGCTGCTGCACGGCCCGTTCGACCGCATCCGCCATGCTGCTGTCCGTCGCCGGCGGCGCGATCGATGCGGTTTCGTTCATGGTAGCCACTCCATTCAATGCCGCGTGCCGGGGCGCGGAGGGCTTTCCTCCATCCCGTGGAGGGGAATCCCTCAGCGGGGCGCCATGCGGATGGCCCCGTCTAGGCGGACGTCCTCGCCGTTGAAATAGGGGTTCTCGATCATCTCGATCGCCAGCCGGGCATATTCGTCGGGCCGGCCGAGCCGTTTCGGGAACGGCACCGACGCACCCAGCGCATCCACGACATGCTGGGGCTGGCCCATCAGCAGGGGCGTCTCGAAGATGCCGGGCAGGATGGTGTTGATGCGGATGCCGTCATTGGACAGGTCGCGCGCGACCGGCAGGGTCAGGCCGATCACGCCAGCCTTCGATGCCGAATAGGCGACCTGCCCGATCTGGCCGTCCTCGGCCGCGACGCTGGCGGTGTTCACCATCGCCCCGCGCTCGCCGCTTTCCAGCGGCTCCACCGCCAGCATGCCGGCGGCCGACTTGGCGATGCAGCGGAAGGTGCCGACCAGGTTGATCTGGATGATCCGGTCGAACACCTCGATCGGGTAATGGCGGATGCTGCCGTCCTCCCGGGCGCGGCTCGCCGTCTTGATCGCGTTGCCGGTGCCGGCGCAGTTCACCAGGATGCGCTCCTGGCCCAGCGCCTCGCGTGCCCGGGCAAAGCCGGCGTCGACCGATTCGTCCGATGTCACGTCGACCGCGCAGAACACACCGCCGATCTCCGCGGCGATCGCTTCGCCCTTGTCTTTCTGCAGGTCGAAGATGGCGACCTTGGCGCCCCGGGCCGCCAGTGCCCGCGCGGTCGCCGCTCCCAGGCCGGAGGCTCCGCCGGTGACGACGGCCGTGAGACCCTTGATGTCCATTTTTTCCAACTCCTGCGCCTGATCGCTGTCGACGGCTCCCTTAATCAAGCGCGAAGGGCTTGTCAGCCCTAATTAATACAATCATATTCATGGGCGAGATTTTCTAAAACGATCGTTGTAGGGACCAGTGACCGCATGACCGAAGCCTATATCATCGACTCCGTCCGCACCCCACGCAGCATCGGCAAGGTCGGAAAGGGCGCGCTCGCCCATCTGCATCCCCAGCATATCGCGGCAAGCGTGCTGAAGGCGCTGAAGGACCGTAACGGTTTCGACACCGCCGACGTCGATGACATCATCTGGTCGACATCGATGCAGCGCGGCACGCAGGGCGGCGATCTCGGGCGGATGGCCGCGCTCGACGCGGGCTATGACGTCAAGGCGTCGGGCGTGACGCTCGATCGCTATTGCGGCGGCGGCATCACTGCGGTCAACCTGGCCGCCGGGCAGATCATGTCCGGCATGGAGGATCTCGTCATCGCCGGCGGCAGCGAGATGATGTCGCTCACCACCACCCTTTCGCAGCAGGAGGCGGCGGCAGGCCTGCCCGTCTATGGCATCGGTTCGGGCAATGAACGGCTGCAGGCGGTGCATCCCCAGTCGCACCAGGGCGTCTGCGGCGATGCCATAGCCGCGCTGGAGGGCATCAGCCGCGAGACGCTCGACGCCGCGGGCCTGGAGAGCCAGCGCCGGGCCGATCGCGCCATTCGTGAAGGGCGCTTCGCCAAAAGCCTGGTCCCGGTCGTGGACGATGACGGCAATGTCCTGCTCGCGGCCGACGAGTTTCCCCGTCCGGAAACGACGGCCGAGGGCCTGGCGCAGCTCAAGCCCGCCTTCGGCCAGCTGGCCCAAACCGCCATCGACGATCGGGGCACCACCTATGCGGGCCTGATCCACCAGAAATATCCGGGCCTTGAAATCGTCCCGGTCCATCATGCCGGCAATTCGTCGGGTGTCGTCGATGGGGCGGCGGCGATCCTGCTAGCGTCCGGCACCTATGTCGAACGGCATGGGCTGAAGCCGCGCGGGCGGATCGTCGCCACTGCCAATATCGGCGACGATCCCACGCTGATGCTCAACGCCCCCGTGCCCGCCGCACGCAAGGTGCTGGCCAAGGCCGGCCTGACCAAGGACGATATCGACCTGTGGGAGATCAACGAGGCCTTCGCGGTGGTCTCGGAAAAATTCCAGCGCGACCTCGATCTGGATCGCGACAAGGTCAACGTCAATGGCGGATCGATCGCGCTCGGCCATCCGATCGGGGCCACCGGCGCGATCCTGATCGGTACGGTGCTCGACGAACTGGAGCGGACCGGCGGGCGCTATGGCCTCGTCACCATGTGCGCGGCGGGCGGCATGGCCCCCGCCATCATCATCGAGCGGCTGTGACTGCCGGACAGCGGAGGGCATCATGAGGAAGAAGGTCATCATCGAGGTCGCCCTGAACGAGACGGTCGTGCGCCGGGAGAACCGCCACGTTCCGTTGACGCCCGAGGAAATCGCCGAGGATGCCTATCGGTGCCATCTCGCGGGCGCCTCGATCATCCACTTCCACCCCCGCGTGCCCGACAAGCCCGATGACGGCACCTATGATTCCAGCCTTGCCGGCAGCGCGGAGCATTATGCCGAGACGATGCGGCTGATCGCCGC
The sequence above is drawn from the Rhizorhabdus dicambivorans genome and encodes:
- a CDS encoding glutathione binding-like protein gives rise to the protein MLKLYYNPGSCSLASHAALEEAGLAYQVELVDLTRDIQFSADYRLKNPWGRVPALQIGDETLTENVAILNYIADSVPGRELLPRAGLARARAIEWLALLSSTVHVAFRPIFRPGRLAATEEGQRDVAATGLAALQSVLDLLDERLGDRPYALGDRFSLCDLYLFVFALWSRRPALAARLGPLPRLDAFGDRLAQRPSIAAAMAQEGLAWPAAVRAA
- a CDS encoding maleylacetate reductase, encoding MQFIYEPLPYRIVFGAGSIERVPDEVAPIGKRALILSTPEQSADAERLMERLGGLGAGLFAKATMHVPIATVEAAIAQARALDADCTVAIGGGSTTGLAKALSLRAGLPSVVIPTTYAGSEVTPIWGLTENGVKTTGRDPRVLPRVVIYDPDLTLSLPAALSVASGLNAIAHCMEGLYAVDGNPVVSVMAEEGIRTLARALPVIRARPDDREARGEALYGCWLAGMVLGAASVALHHKLCHTLGGSFDMPHAETHTAVLPHAIAYNAPAVPEAMARASRALGGGNPAAALYELATSLGAEMSLARLGMPSDGVEKAARLAVRNPYPNPRPITEEGIAALLARAYAGLPPTIGEAA
- a CDS encoding nitroreductase; this encodes MNETASIAPPATDSSMADAVERAVQQRHSCRGFRPDPVPRTLIERILRISQSTPSWCNSQAWQLVVTEGQATRDFRTALFAEASRRMADPGADQGAPDFPTPERYDGIYAERRRACGLALYQSLGIAREDRAGAARAMLNNFDLFGAPHVMIVTTPRDLGPYGAVDCGGFVSTFMTVAQAHGVATIAQGALATYSQFVRAHFGIGDDRLLLCGISFGYEDSAAPANGFRTGRASLDEVVSWRTGAEAG
- a CDS encoding SDR family NAD(P)-dependent oxidoreductase, translating into MDIKGLTAVVTGGASGLGAATARALAARGAKVAIFDLQKDKGEAIAAEIGGVFCAVDVTSDESVDAGFARAREALGQERILVNCAGTGNAIKTASRAREDGSIRHYPIEVFDRIIQINLVGTFRCIAKSAAGMLAVEPLESGERGAMVNTASVAAEDGQIGQVAYSASKAGVIGLTLPVARDLSNDGIRINTILPGIFETPLLMGQPQHVVDALGASVPFPKRLGRPDEYARLAIEMIENPYFNGEDVRLDGAIRMAPR
- a CDS encoding acetyl-CoA C-acetyltransferase, which translates into the protein MTEAYIIDSVRTPRSIGKVGKGALAHLHPQHIAASVLKALKDRNGFDTADVDDIIWSTSMQRGTQGGDLGRMAALDAGYDVKASGVTLDRYCGGGITAVNLAAGQIMSGMEDLVIAGGSEMMSLTTTLSQQEAAAGLPVYGIGSGNERLQAVHPQSHQGVCGDAIAALEGISRETLDAAGLESQRRADRAIREGRFAKSLVPVVDDDGNVLLAADEFPRPETTAEGLAQLKPAFGQLAQTAIDDRGTTYAGLIHQKYPGLEIVPVHHAGNSSGVVDGAAAILLASGTYVERHGLKPRGRIVATANIGDDPTLMLNAPVPAARKVLAKAGLTKDDIDLWEINEAFAVVSEKFQRDLDLDRDKVNVNGGSIALGHPIGATGAILIGTVLDELERTGGRYGLVTMCAAGGMAPAIIIERL